In the Solibacillus sp. FSL K6-1523 genome, one interval contains:
- a CDS encoding spore germination protein, with protein sequence MNKKEQSVAINEKRIAIEEKIDSTVSPSAINFIQAVRNIVHHTSDLTVKSIAPNVTLIYIDTLVDDEVLKNHIIQDLFKSKDISPERILSILTIPQIKLTSSTDETISAMLAGAVLIHVEGHSQVGVAIIPTSESRALSASENESQVIGAQVGFNESLSTNVSLVRRYIKDPNLCNEKIVVGKRTKTTVSMLYIKDIASEEMVNTLRQRITNLKLDSILDSSILEQLIDDNSLSIFPQMLLTEKPDKLCGELLNGKLGVFVDGSNLAIVCPHSFLEFFQSQEDLNLRWQIATFARLLRFSAVFLSIFLTPLYVAALTFHYEVIPQTLVITLSESRALVPFPPFFEALLLELIIELLREAGIRLPSKVGQTIGIVGGIVIGTAAVQAGFTSNILIIIVALGALSSFTTPSYMMGNVIRIIRFPLIILAGLWGFYGIMLGFCFILTHLLRQTSLGSPYTAPFYPPRLIDWRDSLVRLPLPFIYKRPSNTRPGDEKKYEPEPINPEKNEQKVK encoded by the coding sequence TTGAACAAAAAAGAACAATCTGTAGCCATAAATGAAAAAAGAATAGCTATTGAAGAAAAAATTGACAGTACAGTTTCGCCTTCAGCGATCAATTTTATCCAAGCAGTACGTAACATCGTTCATCACACATCTGATTTAACGGTTAAATCAATAGCACCAAATGTAACGCTCATTTATATAGACACTTTAGTGGATGATGAAGTACTAAAAAATCATATTATTCAGGACTTGTTCAAAAGTAAAGATATCTCACCAGAACGTATTTTATCTATCCTGACAATTCCTCAGATCAAGTTAACGTCTAGCACAGATGAAACCATTTCTGCAATGTTGGCTGGGGCTGTACTTATTCATGTTGAAGGGCACTCGCAAGTTGGGGTGGCAATAATCCCTACGAGTGAATCGCGAGCTTTATCAGCCTCTGAAAACGAATCACAAGTAATCGGTGCACAAGTTGGATTTAATGAAAGTCTTTCAACGAATGTCTCCTTAGTTCGCAGATATATAAAGGATCCAAACCTTTGCAACGAAAAGATAGTAGTTGGAAAACGCACGAAAACAACAGTGTCAATGTTATACATTAAAGACATTGCTTCCGAGGAAATGGTGAATACGCTACGCCAAAGAATTACCAATCTTAAATTGGACTCGATATTAGATAGTTCGATTTTGGAACAATTGATAGATGATAACTCTTTATCAATTTTCCCCCAAATGTTACTAACAGAAAAACCGGACAAGCTTTGCGGTGAACTATTGAATGGGAAATTGGGGGTATTTGTGGATGGAAGTAACCTGGCAATCGTTTGCCCACACTCCTTTCTTGAATTTTTCCAAAGTCAGGAAGATTTAAATCTTCGATGGCAGATTGCTACGTTTGCCCGTTTATTAAGATTTAGTGCGGTCTTTCTTTCTATTTTTCTAACGCCTTTATATGTAGCGGCATTAACATTTCATTACGAAGTCATTCCACAAACACTCGTCATTACGTTAAGTGAATCAAGAGCATTAGTTCCTTTTCCCCCATTTTTTGAGGCACTGCTGTTAGAGCTTATTATAGAATTGCTCCGGGAAGCAGGTATCAGATTACCATCAAAGGTTGGTCAAACTATTGGTATTGTCGGCGGTATCGTCATTGGAACTGCGGCGGTACAAGCCGGCTTTACGAGTAATATATTAATTATCATTGTTGCTTTAGGGGCATTATCATCTTTTACCACACCAAGTTACATGATGGGTAATGTCATTAGAATCATTCGGTTCCCATTAATAATATTAGCAGGACTTTGGGGCTTTTATGGTATCATGCTGGGATTTTGTTTCATTCTAACTCATCTATTGCGCCAAACAAGTTTGGGGTCTCCGTATACAGCCCCTTTCTATCCACCTCGTCTCATTGATTGGCGGGATAGTCTTGTTAGATTACCGTTACCATTCATATATAAAAGGCCTTCAAATACGAGACCCGGAGATGAAAAAAAATATGAACCTGAACCGATAAATCCTGAAAAAAATGAACAGAAGGTGAAATGA
- a CDS encoding ABC transporter ATP-binding protein: MNVFFKLGWFFKERKKQYAIGLIMLTVVAILQLIPPKIIGYTIDEIGEGTLTKEGLFKWLGLIVAVALVMYVLRYYWRQMIFGSSNYLAKILRQKLHQHFTKMASSFYQKHRVGDLMAHATNDINAVQQTAGGGVLTLFDSITTGGFVVLAMAFTIDWRLTLIALLPMPIMAFLTSYYGKLLHERFRHAQAAFSDLNDKTQESISGIKVIKTFGQQRQDVEDFTKLSNEVVEKNLRVAKVDSLFDPTISFVVGLSFMLSLGFGTKFILEDAMTLGDLVTFTTYLSILVWPMLAIGMLFNIVERGSASYDRIEKILNTLAEIDDQPNAIAKMPSGDVSFQVDSFTFPDDQKPTLHHIHFELKRGETLGIVGKTGAGKTAILKLILREFEGYEGKIMFGNYSIDAYQKMKLREAIGYVPQDHFLFSSSIYSNISFANPDATRAEVKAAAQIASIDKDIEGFTEGYETIVGERGVSLSGGQKQRLSIARALLMKPELLILDDSLSAVDARTEEAILHALKEERKDATTIITSHRLSAIQQAHVIVVIDEGKMIEKGTHDELMALQGSYYEMYQLQQLEQLVAQGGDSHGK, encoded by the coding sequence TTGAACGTATTTTTTAAATTAGGATGGTTTTTCAAAGAGCGAAAAAAACAGTATGCTATTGGATTAATTATGCTCACAGTTGTTGCGATTTTACAGCTAATTCCCCCAAAAATTATTGGCTACACAATCGATGAAATTGGGGAAGGAACGTTGACGAAAGAGGGCTTATTTAAATGGCTAGGGCTCATTGTAGCTGTTGCGTTAGTCATGTATGTACTGCGCTATTATTGGCGGCAAATGATTTTCGGCTCTTCCAACTATTTAGCCAAAATATTGCGCCAGAAGCTACATCAACATTTTACGAAAATGGCGTCGTCGTTTTATCAAAAGCATCGTGTCGGGGATTTAATGGCTCATGCAACAAATGATATTAACGCGGTTCAGCAAACGGCCGGTGGTGGAGTGCTCACATTATTTGACTCGATTACGACAGGTGGTTTCGTCGTTTTAGCAATGGCCTTTACGATTGATTGGCGCTTAACGTTAATCGCATTATTGCCGATGCCGATTATGGCTTTTTTAACGAGTTATTATGGCAAGCTGTTGCACGAACGCTTCCGTCATGCACAAGCAGCTTTCTCTGATTTGAATGATAAAACGCAGGAAAGTATTTCGGGCATTAAAGTGATTAAAACATTCGGTCAGCAACGGCAGGATGTAGAAGATTTTACTAAATTATCAAATGAAGTCGTGGAAAAAAATCTGCGTGTGGCGAAAGTCGATTCTTTATTTGACCCGACAATTAGCTTTGTTGTCGGTTTGAGTTTTATGCTGAGCCTCGGTTTTGGTACGAAATTTATTTTAGAAGATGCGATGACGCTTGGTGATTTGGTGACATTTACGACGTATTTAAGTATTCTCGTTTGGCCGATGCTTGCGATTGGGATGTTATTTAATATCGTCGAGCGAGGCAGTGCGTCATATGACCGGATTGAAAAAATATTGAATACTCTCGCGGAAATTGATGATCAACCGAATGCAATTGCGAAGATGCCAAGTGGTGATGTATCGTTTCAAGTAGATTCATTTACTTTTCCAGATGACCAAAAACCGACGCTCCATCATATTCATTTTGAATTGAAACGTGGAGAAACACTCGGCATTGTGGGAAAAACAGGTGCTGGAAAAACGGCTATTTTAAAGTTAATTTTACGTGAATTCGAAGGATATGAAGGGAAAATTATGTTCGGTAATTATAGTATAGATGCGTATCAAAAAATGAAGTTACGTGAGGCAATTGGCTATGTTCCTCAAGATCACTTCCTATTTTCATCCTCGATATATTCGAATATCTCGTTTGCTAATCCGGATGCAACACGAGCAGAAGTGAAGGCTGCTGCGCAAATTGCTTCTATTGATAAGGATATTGAAGGCTTTACCGAAGGTTATGAAACGATAGTTGGTGAGCGTGGAGTTTCACTTTCTGGCGGGCAAAAACAGCGTCTTTCCATAGCCCGTGCGTTACTTATGAAGCCGGAATTACTAATTTTAGATGATTCATTATCAGCTGTAGATGCCCGCACAGAGGAAGCGATTTTACATGCATTGAAGGAAGAACGAAAAGATGCAACGACGATTATTACGTCCCACCGATTAAGTGCGATACAGCAAGCGCATGTCATTGTCGTTATAGATGAGGGCAAAATGATTGAAAAAGGTACGCATGATGAGCTAATGGCATTGCAAGGAAGTTATTATGAAATGTATCAATTGCAGCAACTCGAACAATTAGTAGCGCAAGGAGGCGACAGTCATGGCAAATGA